TAATAATTGATGGAAATCCTACGCATTGTAGTAACTGGAGGCGTAGGTGCAGGTAAAACAAGCTTGATTCGTACCATCAGTGAAATAGAAACGGTAGATACCGATAGAAAAGCAACTGATGAAATTGCACTCCTGAAAGACAAAACTACAGTTGCATTAGACTTTGGGCGATTAACTATCGCACCCAACCAATCGCTACATCTTTATGGCACACCTGGACAAGCACGCTTTGATTTCATGTGGGATATCTTAATTCAGAAAGCCCATGCCTACATTTTGCTAATTGATGCACACCGTCCAGAACATCTGCGCCATAGCCGAAAAATTCTTCAGTTTATGAAGCATCGAGTACAAATACCATGTTTAATAGGGTTAACTCATACAGATTGCCCTGATGCTTGGCAGATGGAAGATATAGCCTTAGCTGTGGGACTATTAGACGAAAACAACAGATTACCGATAATATCTATTAATCCTACACAAGCTGCTTCTGTAAAAAAAAGTTTAATTGCCTTGTTGGAAGAATTTGCTAAATATTACCAGTATTCCACAGAATAACAAGTTTGACTTGTGTAACGTTTTTTGTAAATCTTTACCTTCTGCCTTCTGCCCTCTGCCTTCTGCCTTCTGCCCTCTGCCCTCTGCCTGTCTTAGTAAAAGATAAGACAAGTAACAATTTTTATCCTGTTATCCGGAATTTTCCTTGTTACTTGTACTTGAGTTGTCTCAATTCTTGGAGTCAGCTATTGACCGCAGATGATGCGATCGCCATCACGCTATTCATAGTCTGCTGTTTAACTGCTATGCCTCTGGGCTACTTACTAAAGCTACTTACCAGGGCATTTCAGAAAAAACCCTCTGTGTCGCTAGAATCACACTTGTTAACAAAAACACATTTACCAGAATCAACAATTGCGGAAAATACAGCACACTCGTTACCAGTGGTAACAGTAGACTCTGTATTCACAACAACAGCCCAGAAGACTCATGCATCTGTATTAAATATTGTAGAGGACAAATTCATGATTAACGTCTCAATGTTGCAAGACGAACTGCAAAACTTTGTGTCTGGAACCTCTGATGTTCAAGGTGCGGCTTTAGTAAGTCCAGATGGCTTAGCTTTGGCTTCTGTGTTACCAGGTGGGATGGATGAAGAACGAACTGCTGCTATGTCTGCATCTATGCTGTCCTTGGGTGAACGCATTGGCCGTGAACTGGTTCGTGGCAATGTAGAACGTATTGTTGTGGAAGGAGAAAAAGGCTACGGCGTCTTAGTTGCTTGTGGTAGTGATGCAGTTTTATTAGTACTTGCTGGTGCAGGAGTCAAACAAGGTTTACTGTTTCTAGAAGTCAAACGCGCTGTATCTAGAATTGCGCCTTTGTTAGCCTGACTAGAAACACAAAACAGTCCATACACAAGTGTTTGGATTACCAATTTCATTTCTTAAGTTTCCCATCTCAAATTGCATTAAATTTACAGGAGCATCACAGATGTTACGTCCTACCTTAGGGGATTTTAGCAGTATTATCTGTTTTAAAGCAGCAATTACAGGTATGGAAGAAGCTTTGGGCGAAAAAGCAACTGCGATCGCTTTAACTGCGGCAGGTCGTTATCGTGGCAAAACCTTAGCTCAAGAATTAAACCTAGCAAACTCGTCAATGTCCTTAGAGGAACTGGCCGACAAACTCAATCATGTTTTGGGTAAAGATGGTACTTGTCTGTGTATAGTCGAGAAAATTTTCCAAGAAAATAATGAGGTAATCAAGGTAAATACATCAGAAACCTTATGTTCTGCGGGCGAACCCCAAGGTTCACAGCGTAAATGTACTTATACTCTTGGTGCTATTTGGGGTGTACTAGAACAAACTTTTAATCAACGCCTGCAAGGCAAGCATACCGAATCTGTATTGCGCGGTGGCAAATATGATGTATTTGAATTTACCAAATTGTCATAGGTTAATTGTTTCGTTGTTAGTTGATATTGCTTACTAATAACTTCCCACTACTACCAAGTGAAAGCAAAATAATATTTCAGGGTGCATTATTCACATACCCTGCACTACCAGAAATCAATTTAATTTGTTGATATTTATTTTACAATGAACTTTATTAGAGGAAAAACGAACACAAATGCACACAGATAAGCACAGATATAGCAATCATATCTGATTTATAAAAATTGAGAAAGCCATATCCCTGACTTCTTGTAAACACCCTTAAGGTAGCTTCCCAGAGGGTAGAAGTCGGGGATATTTTTGTTCACGAATGATTTAGGAATACTATAGATTACTCAGTGGGCATCTGTGTTAATTAACCAAAATCAAACTGGACAATTCCCAAAAAACCTTATATTGCTTCTTCAATTCATATAAGACGTGAAATTATAAAAATCAATATATTAATCAAAAAATATAATATTAAAGTAAATACTCTCAAATAAATTAAGAAAAATTTCTTAATTGTCAAAAAAATAAGCAAAAAACAGTAAGCTTTCGTTATAAATTCTATATAATACTCTTATAGTTGCGAGAGCTTCAGCAAAAATAAAATTTCCAAAAATATTAGGTATAAAACTCGCAGCAAGCACAAGCATAAATTCCGGGGTGCAAATTCGGAAAAATAGATTTTTAAAATACTTGAAATCATGAGCCTACATAGTTCTCTGGCGGATTTTTCCTTGGCTGAGTTGTTTCAAATCATAGATCAAGGAAGAAGATCGGGTTGTTTAATTGTCTGTAAATTGTCAGATGAGAATACTTCAGCAGCGAAATCCCGATACTACTTTATTTGGTTTCGGCAAGGACGTATAGTCGCTGCGGCAAATTGCTTGGATGGTCAGGGTTTAATCGGTAAAATTAGGCAGCGTAAATGGGTACAGCCACAAGTCATAGATAAATTTTATACTAATACAGAGACAGGAACACCCCTTGGTTTATGCCTAAAAACAGCAGGATTGTTGAATGCTAAGCAACTCAATTTATTATTTGCCAGTCAATTACAGCAAATTCGGGAGCTTTTTGAAATTCAAAAAGGTGTTTTCAAACTCGATAGCAAAGCACCTGTGCCAAGTAAAGAGATGACAGGATTAAGCGTTAGGGCAATAGAAGTTGCTTTGATGGCTCTGCGAACGCTAAAAAATTGGAATGCTTTAGCTGATGCAGTTCCAAATACTAGTTCTGCTATGTGCAGCATTATTCAAAACAAACCGCATCTCCACTTGAAACCTTTGGAATGGCAAATATGGGAATTTGCAAATGGCAGTATTTCCTTAAGTGCGATCGCTCATCAACTTAATCAACCACCAGCTTTAGTTCAGCAAGCAGCTTTCCGACTAATGATTGCTGGTTTAGTAGAAGAAGTTCCTTTATCGTCATCTATCCTAGAACTGAAAAATTATCCTCTAGATGTTAATGAGGTAAATTCCTCTAGTTTGGCAAAGACAAAATTCACACAGCCGGAAACGTTCAAGATAAATACCTCATTTTTACAAAACCTATGTGGATATCTAAAGAGCAATATTTCATAAAAATCATCTAAAACCTCAAGTTTACGATTAGCTTATTAGATATATATCTGAGTCAGTTTTAACTGATAACTTGTACTAGTCGCAGTAATCGAGAGACGAAGTCTGCAATTTAATGGACTTTAACTATGAGCCTTGCACTTCAGTTGATCGCGTACTCAGGGCTAGTTACAAGGTATGAAAAATCAAGCAACAAACATCATAATGAATAAATAAATTGGTTAAAAAAATAAACAAAAATCCATAAATTAAAAAAAATAAGTAAAAATTCAGGATTTTAATAATAAACTGTATATAATACTCATTAATTAATACGAAAGTTTAAGCATAAGTTTCACTATGAATTTATGTATAAAACTTGCAATAAGCATCGTCATAAATTACCAGGGTGTAAGTTTAGAAAAACAACTTTTTGAGAATACTTGAATAAATGAGCATATCTAGTTCATTGACGGATTTTTCCTTGGCTGAATTGTTTCAAATCATAGACCAAGGAAGAAAGTCTGGCTGCTTAACTGTCTGTAAATTACTAGATAGTCATGGCGCAGGAGCAA
Above is a genomic segment from Fischerella sp. JS2 containing:
- a CDS encoding GTP-binding protein encodes the protein MEILRIVVTGGVGAGKTSLIRTISEIETVDTDRKATDEIALLKDKTTVALDFGRLTIAPNQSLHLYGTPGQARFDFMWDILIQKAHAYILLIDAHRPEHLRHSRKILQFMKHRVQIPCLIGLTHTDCPDAWQMEDIALAVGLLDENNRLPIISINPTQAASVKKSLIALLEEFAKYYQYSTE
- a CDS encoding roadblock/LC7 domain-containing protein codes for the protein MPLGYLLKLLTRAFQKKPSVSLESHLLTKTHLPESTIAENTAHSLPVVTVDSVFTTTAQKTHASVLNIVEDKFMINVSMLQDELQNFVSGTSDVQGAALVSPDGLALASVLPGGMDEERTAAMSASMLSLGERIGRELVRGNVERIVVEGEKGYGVLVACGSDAVLLVLAGAGVKQGLLFLEVKRAVSRIAPLLA
- a CDS encoding hydrocarbon-binding protein, whose amino-acid sequence is MLRPTLGDFSSIICFKAAITGMEEALGEKATAIALTAAGRYRGKTLAQELNLANSSMSLEELADKLNHVLGKDGTCLCIVEKIFQENNEVIKVNTSETLCSAGEPQGSQRKCTYTLGAIWGVLEQTFNQRLQGKHTESVLRGGKYDVFEFTKLS
- a CDS encoding DUF4388 domain-containing protein, coding for MSLHSSLADFSLAELFQIIDQGRRSGCLIVCKLSDENTSAAKSRYYFIWFRQGRIVAAANCLDGQGLIGKIRQRKWVQPQVIDKFYTNTETGTPLGLCLKTAGLLNAKQLNLLFASQLQQIRELFEIQKGVFKLDSKAPVPSKEMTGLSVRAIEVALMALRTLKNWNALADAVPNTSSAMCSIIQNKPHLHLKPLEWQIWEFANGSISLSAIAHQLNQPPALVQQAAFRLMIAGLVEEVPLSSSILELKNYPLDVNEVNSSSLAKTKFTQPETFKINTSFLQNLCGYLKSNIS